CTACTTTCCACGATGTGGTACAAACCGCACAAGAGTTGGGCTACACCGAGCCAGATCCACGTGATGACCTGCGCGGCACCGACTTTATGCGCAAGATCCTGATCCTGGCCCGCGATGCCGGTTACCAGATGGAAGCCGAAGACGTGCAGATAGACAGCATCCTGCCAAAAGCATGTCTGGAAGCAGCCACAGTAGCCGATTTCTACGCAGCCTTGAAATCAGAGAACGCTTATTTCGAGGACCTGAAAAACACCGCAGCATCACAAGGTAAGGTGCTGCGCTACATCGGTATGCTTGATAACGGCAAAGCCAGCATCAGCCTGGAAATGGTTGATAAAGAGCATCCGTTCTATACCATGAGCGGCAGCGATAACATCATCGCCTTTACAACAGACCGCTACAAGGTGCGCCCAATGGTGGTAAAAGGCCCTGGCGCAGGTGCAGAAGTAACCGCCGCGGGCGTGTTTGCAGATTTGATTAACGTGGGCGCTAATTAAGAGCCCTCATCCCCCGAAAGGGGAGTGAATAAATAACCCAGGTTGTCATCTTGAACGACAGTGAGAGATCTTTTTGGAGCGACAGGCTCGCCAGGCGTAAAAGCATGATCGAAAAGATTTCTCCCGATGGTCGAAATGATATGTAAGAAGAAGGACAAACCGGGAGAAGGAGAATACAATAAAATGGAAGAATTAATGGTGGCAGAAAAAACACCGACCTTTGAGGTAAAACAAAAAAGCGTTACCGTGTTTGCACCGGCTACGGTGGCTAACGTGGTGTGCGGTTTTGACGTGCTGGGCTTTGCGGTAAACGCACCGGGCGATGAAGTGGTAATGCGTGTAACTGACAAACCGGGTATTACCATTAGCAAAATTACCGGCGATAACGGTCGCCTGCCAATGGATCCGGCTAAGAACACCGTGAGCGTAAGCGTTAAGCATTACCTGGAAAGCATCGGTCGCTCTGATCTGGGTTTGGATATAGAGCTGCATAAAAAAATGCCTATCGGTAGTGGTTTGGGCTCAAGCTCGGCCAGTACAGTGGCTGGTTTGTTTGCCGCCAAAACTATTTTAGGCGATGACCGCGACCCAATTGCGTTGCTACCTTTCGCCATGAAAGGTGAGGAAATGGCATGCGGACAAGGTCATGCTGATAACGTTGCCCCTGCCCTGTTTGGTGGCTTTGTGCTGATCCGCAGCTATGAGCCGCTGGATGTAGTGCGCCTGCCACACCCGAAAGATTTGTGGTGCGCCATTGTATTCCCTGATGTTGATGTACCAACCCGCGAAGCCCGCCAAATTATCCGCAAAAAAGTGGATATGAAAGATGCTGTTACCCAATGGGGCAACGTAGCCGGCCTGGTAAGCGGTTTGTTTATGCAGGATATAGACCTGATTGGCCGCAGCATGAAAGACGTGCTGGTAGAACCGGTACGCTCTATGCTGATCCCTGGTTTTTACCAAATGCGCGAAATGTCTATGGAACTTGGCGCCGTTAGCTTTGGTATTTCAGGCTCTGGTCCATCGGTATTTGCATTTACCAGAGACGAAGCTACCGCACAAAAAATTACCGAGAAGCTGCAAAGCTTTTTAGAAGGCATGAAGATCGATTCTTTCAGCTATGTATCAACTATCAATGATGCAGGGCCAAAGGTGATTGGATAAGCCCCCTAGCCCCCTGAAGGGGGAACTATAACTCCACGTCATTGCGAGGCACGAAGCAATCTCTGCATAGGATAGTCGGACATACAAACCGGCTTTGCAAGTACAGAGATTGCTTCGTTCCTCGCAATGACGAGAAGAATTAAGCATAATCGGTTCACACCGAAATCATAAATAACAAAACAATCCGAAATCAGACATCCG
This region of Mucilaginibacter yixingensis genomic DNA includes:
- a CDS encoding homoserine kinase, which gives rise to MEELMVAEKTPTFEVKQKSVTVFAPATVANVVCGFDVLGFAVNAPGDEVVMRVTDKPGITISKITGDNGRLPMDPAKNTVSVSVKHYLESIGRSDLGLDIELHKKMPIGSGLGSSSASTVAGLFAAKTILGDDRDPIALLPFAMKGEEMACGQGHADNVAPALFGGFVLIRSYEPLDVVRLPHPKDLWCAIVFPDVDVPTREARQIIRKKVDMKDAVTQWGNVAGLVSGLFMQDIDLIGRSMKDVLVEPVRSMLIPGFYQMREMSMELGAVSFGISGSGPSVFAFTRDEATAQKITEKLQSFLEGMKIDSFSYVSTINDAGPKVIG